From Solwaraspora sp. WMMD1047, the proteins below share one genomic window:
- a CDS encoding NAD(P)-binding domain-containing protein, whose protein sequence is MSTSTDYDGQETGATLWRDGRPVYDRSGAVCVIGAGASGLTAIKNLKEYGFRVDCYERETGVGGGWNWRHDRSPVYASTHLISSKPFTQYPDFPMPDDWPDYPHHSQLLSYLERYADHFDLRPHIWFGTEVVRVEPADGDRWDVTTRSTGGYGPERTQRYAAVVVANGHNWAPKFPAYEGIDDFRGQLMHSSAYKDATQIRGKRVLVVGAGNSGCDIAVEAGQQAARCWHSTRRGYWYAPKYVLGRPADQVNDTTLAWRLPIWLRQWLYHRVLRLTVGDLTRFGLPKPDHKVYETHPIANSQLVYYVGHGAITPVPDIARFRSYSVELTDGREVEPDVVVFATGYLPRFEFLAPELLGMDQSGRPTLHLNAFPRRHPTLAVVGLLQPDSGLFPLSHWQSVAVARWLRLREAAPERATAFAARVDGEAGRRWSRAKVKDTTRHWFEVGHTDYLRALQRTIDELEVAR, encoded by the coding sequence GTGTCCACCTCCACCGACTACGACGGCCAAGAGACCGGTGCGACCCTGTGGCGGGACGGGCGCCCGGTCTACGACCGCAGCGGCGCCGTCTGCGTCATCGGCGCCGGAGCCAGCGGACTGACCGCCATCAAGAACCTGAAGGAGTACGGCTTCCGGGTCGACTGCTACGAGCGGGAGACCGGCGTCGGCGGCGGCTGGAACTGGCGGCACGACCGCAGCCCGGTCTATGCCAGCACCCACCTGATCTCGTCCAAGCCGTTCACCCAGTACCCGGACTTCCCGATGCCGGACGACTGGCCGGACTACCCGCACCACAGCCAGCTGTTGTCCTATCTGGAGCGCTACGCCGACCATTTCGACCTGCGCCCGCACATCTGGTTCGGCACCGAGGTGGTCCGGGTCGAGCCGGCCGACGGCGACCGCTGGGACGTCACCACCCGCAGCACCGGCGGCTACGGCCCGGAGCGGACCCAGCGGTACGCCGCCGTGGTGGTCGCCAACGGGCACAACTGGGCGCCGAAGTTCCCCGCGTACGAGGGGATCGACGACTTCCGCGGGCAGCTCATGCACTCCTCGGCGTACAAGGACGCCACCCAGATCCGGGGCAAGCGGGTGCTGGTCGTCGGGGCCGGCAACAGCGGCTGCGACATCGCGGTCGAGGCCGGCCAGCAGGCCGCCCGCTGCTGGCACTCCACCCGGCGCGGCTACTGGTACGCCCCGAAGTACGTGCTGGGTCGCCCGGCCGACCAGGTCAACGACACCACCCTGGCCTGGCGGTTGCCGATCTGGCTGCGGCAGTGGCTGTACCACCGGGTGCTGCGGCTCACCGTCGGCGACCTGACCCGGTTCGGCCTGCCGAAACCCGACCACAAGGTCTACGAGACGCACCCGATCGCCAACAGCCAGCTGGTGTACTACGTCGGGCACGGCGCGATCACCCCGGTGCCCGACATCGCCCGGTTCCGCAGCTACAGCGTGGAGCTCACCGACGGTCGCGAGGTGGAGCCGGACGTGGTGGTCTTCGCCACCGGTTACCTGCCGCGGTTCGAGTTCCTGGCCCCGGAACTGCTCGGCATGGACCAGTCCGGCCGACCCACCCTGCACCTCAACGCCTTTCCCCGCCGGCACCCGACGCTGGCCGTGGTGGGGCTGCTGCAACCCGACTCCGGCCTGTTCCCGCTCAGCCACTGGCAGTCGGTGGCGGTCGCGCGCTGGCTGCGGCTGCGGGAAGCCGCCCCGGAACGGGCCACCGCCTTCGCGGCGCGCGTCGATGGCGAGGCCGGCCGCCGGTGGAGCCGGGCGAAGGTCAAGGACACCACCCGGCACTGGTTCGAGGTCGGCCACACCGACTACCTTCGTGCCCTGCAGCGCACCATCGACGAACTGGAGGTCGCCCGGTGA